Part of the Vigna angularis cultivar LongXiaoDou No.4 chromosome 1, ASM1680809v1, whole genome shotgun sequence genome, GGCAACATTTAATTATTCACTTGGGAGATGACATTATTTAATGCTATTGAATCTATGTAGCTGTTCAACCCTTAGAGTTCTATTTTCAGGGAAACGGTCTCCTTCGGGCCCTGAATGTTGCTGCCTTTGCTGTTTCTGGATATGCATCATCCGAAGGTCGTCATTGTAAACCCTTTAATCCGTTGTTAGGGGAAACTTATGAAGCGGATTATCCTGACAAAGGAGTTCGTTTCTTTTCCGAGAAGGTTAGTTACTTTGTGATTTAATGATACCGATAATTGGCCGAGATGTAGGCTGCTATATATGTTGCTGTGAATTTAACTTGGGCTAAAAATGTGATACAGCCGTAAATGGCATACATTCTAGTTTGGTTTCAATATCGGTGACTCAACCTTTACCTTATAAAAGTGAAAATTCCAACAAATATACTTCCAtgtaagaaattttttatttactaaatttgaaaatagcAGAATGTAAAGTGATTAGGAAACTGATATTAAGAAATGGGACGAAACTGAAGAGGATGTTTTAACTGGTGGCATGCAACTTGCTAATCGAACAATGGTTTTGTCATGCTAATGTTATCTCATTCTTTTGGTGGGGTTAACCTGCTTAAATTATTGTTGGACCAAAAGATAGTGGTCCTATCATAAGCTCAACACCCTATAGAGTGTGCAGGCAGGTAAGTCAATTGACCCGCCAATATTTACTGTTTTCTCAAACAACTAATTACGTGTGAAACAGGTGAGTCACCATCCAACTGTCGTTGCCTGCCACTGTCAAGGTAGAGGATGGAAGTTTTGGGCCGACAGTAACATTCGGTCAAAATTTTGGGGAAGATCAATTCAGCTTGACCCAGTGGGTGTTCTGACCCTGGAGTTTGATGACGGTGAAATATTTCAGTGGAGCAAGGTGTAAATCGTGAAATGACTCTGTTTACATTGATTATTTGTACTGGCTAGTGCTAGTGACTTGGCTTTCTAAGCTTcacattataatatatttacattaaattataaatagttgttataaacatttttgtttCACCTAGGTCACGACAACAATTTATAATCTTATCCTTGGGAAAATATATTGCGATCATCATGGAAACATGGACATCCGTGGTAATCGCCAATATTCGTGCAGACTTAAGTTCAAAGAACAGGCGATTCTTGATCGAAATCCTCACCAGGTAGGCTTGTTCTAGTTATATTCTGTAGCAGCTGCTTTGTCTTTTGAAGTCTGATATATTGTTTCCCGTTTACGTACTAACCCAGCCTGTTCATAGGTTTAATTTGTATAGtctgtattttttatttttgtctttctgCCCCGCCCAAAATATCTGAAGGAATCTTATCTTCTGTGTGCTTTTTACCTAACAAATTGTTCATTATAATGTGCTGTATGTCTAATTAGGTGCATGGCTTTGTTGAAGATGTAACGGGAAAAAAGGTTGCCACATTGTTTGGCAAGTGGGATGACAGCATGTATTATGTTAACGGTGAAGCGAATGTGAAACCGAAAGATTGCACTTTGTCAGACGCAAACTTGTTGTGGAAAAGGACTAAGCCACCTTCTAATCTCACTCGGTACAATCTGACATCATTTGCAATCACACTGAATGAGCTTACTCCCGGGCTAAAGGTATAATGATGTATTTAATCATTATTCGATGcaccttttcctttttcttcttatgCATCTCTAATGGTTTGTTATAGCCTTTTCTGATCCCGGGTATTTGATCACGGATTAAAGGAGAAGCTTCCACCCACGGATTCCAGGCTGAGACCAGATCAGCGGCATCTAGAGGATGGGGAATACGAGAAGGCTAATATCGAAAAACAAAGGTTGGAAAAGAGGCAAAGAATGGTATGTTTAAACTCTTTAACGTTTTGTTCGAGAAACGTgcattatatattttctttttctctttcctcaCCTTTTATTTGGTCTCCTTGTCTGACCAGGTGTTTCTGAATTTCTGAACTGTGTAACCTAAACATATTAATTACTTGGGTAAAATGTTGGTTTTGCTTTCTGTACATATAACCAATTTTGGTTttaatctttcattttttattgttactttttaatattataaatcatcttttctaaaattatttcaatcatcactttttaatattatttagacATACTACACGTCATAAACTATTTCAGAATAGTAATTGAAATGACGTTGGCTAAATGCGTGTGGCACCTCGTGATGcttatgatttttaaaagaaaattatagtagtaatatcaataaattttttaataaataaaaataaatgtttatgtaattttatatttggagGATTGTTTGATAATTAGGTTGTGGAGTTtgtgaattttgttaatatgcattatttatttttagaagtATGTTAACCAGTTAACTTACTCTTAAAAAGGTAAGTATGAATATTGtaactataattattaacttaaagcaattttttttagtaataataACTTAACTAACTTTATAGAAGCATTAAGTTAACttcttaaaatataagtaaGCGAACAACTCTGCTTGTGTATTGATAGTCGGTCTAGTATAAGTTTGTGCTATTTGGTAGGTTGACTTTTATTATAGCTGATGGTCAGTGAATCTTTTGATGTCGTTGACCTATATTTTGGTGACCATCACGCTTTTCATGCAGTCAAGGAAAATGCAAGAAAATGGATGGCAGCCTAGGTGGTTCCGCAGAGAAGGTGACAACGGAACGTTTCGATATATTGGCGGGTATTGGGAAGCGAGAGCTCTAGGAAGATGGAATGGATGCCCAAATATCTTCGGTGAAGTTTATGAAGTAAATTTTGATCCTTTAGGTGCATCTTGATTTTAGTTCAGGTAATATTTACATCTGTTCAAAGCATGTTGGTAATATCTATAATACAATTTCTAGCTTGCATGCATGAGACATATCATAGGTCTTAAAGCACCTGTTCACCAAAGAACGTTCCATTGGAGATGACATGCTAATACGGTTGCTGTGTTGCAGATAGCGATAATAATGAATGCAAAATTGTGTGTGGAGGGTTTCCTCGAACCTTCTTGCATGGCAGCAAATTATTTTTGCTGAATCGAAGGGAGGAGGGTAGCCTTTGGGAACCTTCGGAAACGAGGCTCTTTGCAGTTCTGGTAGGAGGACAGGTTTGTGGATTGCCCTTGTCTTACAcgaatttaataacaaaaacaaggaaaGGGATATCATATACACAACATCAGGCGATTCCATCTGAGAGTTACTTTCCGaacttaaatgattttaatcgcCTGCAGCTGCTGAAATTTGTAATTAGCCTAATGGACCTAGCATTACACGTACACAGCTTTTCAGCATAAAGCACTATACTGAGAATATCAACTGAGGCTGTTACTTCCACTAGATGAGGAATATATTTGAGCAAAGTTTTCAGCTTAGTAACACTTGTTTTATTAGTTTGTCTAGATTGTcagtttctttttcttaaattttgctAGTTATGTAATTATTTGGGGGGTTAGCTCTATCTTGATCCTGATATAGTCACTGACTTAGCCGAAAGGCAATCAATTTATTTCgtatttgttttgattttctAATTAATAAATGGACGAGTTGTGTTATCTCCCTTGAAGTGTACCACTACTACTTTGTTTCACGTCAAAATCTTTACATTGCATAAGTGCATGCGAATGAAAAGGGGGCCCGACAGAGGGCAATGCTAATGGACCAAAAAAGAGAGACGAGACAAACAACCATTTTTGTACACCTCATCTAAGCATCTACAAAATTAATTAGGTTCTCTCATTAGATCACTTGGTTCAATAGGACTTTATATTGATGGGAtagttcttttattt contains:
- the LOC108319558 gene encoding oxysterol-binding protein-related protein 2A isoform X2, which produces MFAEFSELQEQLHILCQERRNLLDTIRQLEAANIEPEASALHDSEYQLTKNGFSSLGHGKYSECSTTESSDDIEKQEMEEVSDEDEISYYDTKEYFTELGFRCGSTGALDPMSMSGEANTQSIDLENNHVGETVNGFGYPQIARRKKLPDPVEKEKGVSLWSIIKDNVGKDLTRVCLPVYFNEPISSLQKCFEDLEYSFLLDRAYEYGKAGNGLLRALNVAAFAVSGYASSEGRHCKPFNPLLGETYEADYPDKGVRFFSEKVSHHPTVVACHCQGRGWKFWADSNIRSKFWGRSIQLDPVGVLTLEFDDGEIFQWSKVTTTIYNLILGKIYCDHHGNMDIRGNRQYSCRLKFKEQAILDRNPHQVHGFVEDVTGKKVATLFGKWDDSMYYVNGEANVKPKDCTLSDANLLWKRTKPPSNLTRYNLTSFAITLNELTPGLKEKLPPTDSRLRPDQRHLEDGEYEKANIEKQRLEKRQRMSRKMQENGWQPRWFRREGDNGTFRYIGGYWEARALGRWNGCPNIFGEVYEVNFDPLGAS